The nucleotide sequence ATCAATGGCTGTAGCTTAGGGATGTCTTTTTAAtcgttaaatatgttttaagtTCCTTTAAATAAACCGAATTTctgttttagttcctctaagaattttctttgattttcggTCCCTCTAAATATTCTATTTCCATTATATGATGACAACTTCAAATTTAACTACCATTTCTCTATTTTGTTGTTAGTTTTTTAGTTCCTCAAATTACAGTGTAGATTTAAATTTCAACTTGAAAAATAAGAGTTGTTAAGGgtatatttgtcaaaaatatatatttgactaAAGTTAGTTATTAATGGTAGTTTTTAATTGTGCACCAAAGAATGCTTTTGATAATCATGCtgacaatataataaaaggttTGAGGTTGATTACATTCTCCCTATCTAAAAAATTTGGATGGTTAAATTCCTTATTCATCAATGAATAACATAGTCAATATAGTTCATTTTTCATGGTTATTAGTCCTGCACATACCACTAAACTAACACCTTACAGTAAACAATCATCCATTGATATCACTTTGACAACAACAGATTAGCAACACCATTCAACTTCTTAGGTAAGGTAAAATGtatactactaaaaaaacaccATGCAAACCTATTGGTAACATAATGTTTAAACTCTATGGCCTACCAAGACTGCAGCCAAGCAACCTTGTTTCGATTACTTGAACTCTTTATGACATCTGAACTCTTTATGATATATGGTAACTTGTAACAGTTTGAAACATGATCAGGAAATATTCTCTCATTGAGTTGCTCACAAGATTCCGGAGAAACCAATTCAGAGTATCCTTTAACGTCCGAGCAGTTCCATGGATTGTTTTTGCTCACATTAAGAGTGATGTTTGATAAACAGATATCAACAAAGTTGTCACCTTTAATACCTTGTATTAGGCCCGCGCGTTTGATGTTTTCCCCTATCACATTCACGACAGTAATCCTTTCTATCACAGGTAGAGCATCTCGGTCATATGAGTCATCTGGATGCTCTCCATATAAACCAGTGAACCTAATAGCAATATCTACATTAATCAAAGTCATGTTAGAGATATAGACATTTCTAACATAACCACCCCTACCAGGAGAAGTCTTTATTCTGATTGCACTTTTTGAATCAAAAATGTAAATATCTTCTGCATAAACTTCTGAAACACCTCCAGACATCTCACTTCCGATAGCGATTCCGGCACTCGTTGTCCTCCCGGTAAGTCTGTGGATGCTAATATTTGTACTTGGTCGACCAAACGAAATTCCATATTCATCCCATCCACTTTTGATGGAAATTAGATCATCGCCGGTGCTTATATAACAGTCTTCAATGCATACATTATCAGAAGAATCTGGACACAAATAAAAGGTATATTATGAGAATCTTACAAGtcttttgaaacaaaattggtAAAGATATTAACAATCTTAAGTGTCATCTGCCAACTATGTTAGGagatatattaattttaacaaGGATATTGCCATGAATACATTGCAACAGATATCTATAAATACTTCCTTTTTGCCTTTTTGGGTCCGAATGAACAGGAACTCAATATCGCACAAAATCTATAATATTTGTGCATTGTCAATTACATAGAGTATAATGTTCCAACCTAAGGGAGAAAATTCACCTGGATCAATCCCATCTGTATTTGGTGAACCAAAAGGAACAATGATTGTGACATTCTGAACCGTGACATTGCTGTTCATCAATAAAATAGTCTCAGATATCCCATATGAAAGCTTTACTATTGCACAGTCTTAAAATGGTGTAATGAAAGTGCATGAAGATCTTCTAAAGAGAACAACAAACCTGCAATATACAGGATGAATAGTCCAAAATGGTGAATTTAAGAAGGTTGCATTTGAAATGAGAACCTCTGTTGAATTTATCAATTCGACTAAATGGGGGCGTGTATGGTCGAGTGTTTTGTTACGAAATTTGCTCCACCAGATACTCCCTTGACCATCAATAGTTCCATTGTTACCTTCATATGTcaccaaatatataaaaaaaacaattgtataaTACAATAGAATATaattcttcattcttcattgAATAATATCGACCTGTTATGATAACATCAGTTAAATTACATCCATAAATGAGGCTTCTATGCCGTCCACCCGGCAACTCCCTTCCCCTACCATATGATGGTAGAGGATCCACAACCGGCCAATCTTCAGAATTCTGTAATAGACATAACACGGCATTTGTTTCACACACTATATCGTAATGGAGACCACATGGTCCGAAACAAATTAAACTACCAAGTTTGTTGGACTCAAGCCGGTTAATGCAATACAAACATAACTTATATAGTGATGGCATATTAAGGACAAAGTTAAATAGTACAAGATAAACCTTGCATAGGTTTAAAGTTATAGGTTTCAGATAATTAGATAACTAGATAaggaaggagagaagagagggaataataatttttgtgattatGGTTTGATACAAAAGACTTAGTAGCATtccttatttatacaaatactAGACTCCTAATCATAACTGAATAAGCTAATAAATCATGTCAACTAAGGAAATATGTAAACCAATCCTAGAAAACAGTCAAATGCACCTTTGGTTTGATGGCGGGAAGAATATTCCAGCATCCCAATGTGAATTAACTGTGAATTTTACGAAGCTAGGAATTGTAAATTATACTGGGCATGAGGTGATGCAGCAATTTACCGTGAAAACAAACACTAGCTAAGATACGCTGACATGCTGTAGAATAACAATATATCTAGCTCATAAAGTACTAATAAGTTATCACTGTCCTACGGAACTATAACAAAGGACTGCTACATTAATTAATGTATGCATAGGAAGCATATCATAGGAACAGGACAGGTATGCTAAAAGTGACCTTCCACCTTGCAAAAACTGCACTGCGTACAAACAAGGGAAGCAATGAATGTCTTACCGTTGATCCAAGAATTACTGCATCTTTGTCCAACCACAAAGTGAGATGGCTAATGAGATCAAAACTACCAGTTAACCACCGGCCAGCAGGGACAAAAAGTTTGGCTCCACCTTTATCGGCATATGAATTTAGGTAGAATATAGCATTCTGAAAAGCCTTTGTATTGAGAGTAATCCCATCTCCTACTGCTCCAAATTCGGTAATACTAACACTATGTGGTCGAACTTCCTTAATGTTTATCTGTTTGCAGCTTGAGCTGCTCCAAACTGTCCATGAGCTGCAACAAATCAATGCAAGCACCAAAAATACATCTGGCAgctgcaaaataaataaatgtgtcACTATCAGTTACACTTAGAAGCCTCTCAATGTGGAAAATCACATCAATTTTCATAAAACCACAAACAGTAGTTCATATGCTTCTTCAACTGAAATGAGAGAATGATATTGAGGAAAATGcagaacctttttttttttaaatggtcaatgtttgtaattactagttagttgttagattagttTTTTCTCCGTCGTCGGGATTTGAACCAGGACCTCCATCTCCTTAACCCTTAACTCaaatcagttgagctacccaacCCCCAAAAATCGTAGAACCATTGATCAATTTAACACATTTTAACATCATGAGATTACAAAGCTAAGGGAAACTTgagtgaaaattgaaaatttactcAAGTAAGATACATTTCagaaaacatttaaatttgGAAAGAATAGATTCCAAAAACACTAGAAAAGGAACAGAGAGAAAAGGAGACAAGTTGACTGTCCCCATTTCAACTCTTTTAGCAAGAGTGATGGTGACAAAATTGATATACCTATAAAACTTTCAGCTGTGTTAATTTGATAAACAAAAATTGGACAACTTTGACAACAACAATCTTAGTGATTAACATAGTTCAAATATTTGGTCAATTAACAGTCAATACCATGTATAAAGCCcaataatcattaattaatCATTATTGACCACAAATTTGGATGAGATTAACCACAATTTTCAGGTGTTCAATTCGAACACTCTGAAAATTATGGTTAATCACCTTCTCAATTACATCGATGGTTGTCGAATTCGAAGCTTCTATTGATGGTGACAGACTAACTAACCACCTACATAAAATGCGCAAACCACATAAAAAGTTGCGGCGAAAGTTATCTAAATTTGGTTGTACAAACATGTTtctcaaaaaagtaaaatattgatTATAGATCTTACTCCACCCACTAATAATTACTAAACAAAAGAAGGGAAGATGGTGATAGAGAGTGAAAGAGAAACTCACAGATAAAAATTTCTTCATATGAATTGGATCCTGTTTTGCAGAGCCGGAGTAAAGAATTCGGAGTTTTGGTTTATTTGATCAATCGAACTCTTCACTCAGCggtaaaaaaaggaaaagaagaaaaaataaaaaaataaaacagtagGACTGTTTGATTACCCTAAACGTAATGATTTGATTATCTTATTTATATAGACAGCGTCGGAGTTTAGTTCCGCTTTTGTCGCCGAATCCGCTGACTTTCGATTTATTAAATTAGACTTGCATGGAAAATCAGTTGACTTTTACTAaggttctttattttttattttttttaataaaagatgcttatagcatttcattaataataataatttcaataCAAAGAgggatttcataataaatatgggGACTAGCTAAGAAAGTGGCTTCTCTTGCTAAGGCATGAGCTGCCGCATTCGTTTGTCGTCAGATAAACTCGACCCTAGAGTTTGTAAAAGAAGTGGAGAACAAATATCGACATGCATCAATAATACTACCAAATTCTGAAACATCCGTCTTGCGGGAATGTAACGCATCTCTTGTGATTTTGGAATTAAGCTCAAAGTCGATGTTATCAAAACGCAAATCTTTCATCCATTGGATAGCATGATAAAGGCCCAATGCTTCACCTATTGCGACTAGATAAATATGATCAAACTTCTGCACCTTAGACAGCAAAAAGGTTCCCGCGTCATCTCGAACACAAACCCATATACTTGTCCGATGAAAATGGTCCGAAAAAGTTGCGTCTACGTTGCATTTGAACCTACCATTACTTGGAGGCTGCCACTGCGGGATAGCAGGTCCTGTAAAAGGCCTTTGTTGTTGCAGGGACACAGCAAAATGCTGAGCAGACTGCTGCACAGACGCAGCAGGATGTAGCTGCTGATTGCTCGTCTGCTGCAGGTCAGCTGGCCTCGGAACATTGGCCTCCTGCCAATCATCCACTAACTGTCAACAACTTGCGCGCTATTCTCCGTTACCTCTTCCCAAATTTTGAGATTTCGATGCTTCCATAAACTCCAACAAATAGCAGCAAAAGGTGATTGAATATCCATAGACGAGTTTTGGAGTAAATAGAAAACTGTGTTGATAGAAGAGTTCGAATTTATGGCCGCATTTTGCACATATACCACATACCAGCTGACATCCAAACTTGAATAGAAAACGGGCACTCGAACATAAGGTGGTTGAGATCCTCATACTCATGACTACAACTAGCACAATTTGTCGGACAAGAAACACCTTTGTCTTGCAACAGAACTCTAGTAGGCAAACATCCCCCTACACATACGCCAAACTAAGTGTTTAACTTTCGGGGGGATCTTAAGGCGCCAAATGTCTCGCCAATTACCCGGACGATGGAGGTGGGAAACATCAACCAGCTCTTCAACACAAAGACGGTAAGCGCTACGTACCGAATAAAAATTGTTCCTCTCCACTTTCCAAATAAGACGATCATTCTGAACCTGTTCATACAAGGGTGTATTCAAAATGGCTTCAGCAATGTCGTTGCTAAACACTTGCCTAATAAGAGGCACATTCCAAACCTTACCATTATGAGCTAGTAAACTGTTAACTTTAAAATTACGAATATGGAAGCCTCCCGCTATATTACCATCAATAAACTCACCGTTAGACAGCCATGGTGCGTCGAGGATTGGAATTGTCATACTAGAACCAATACTCCAACGAGCCCCACCACGCACAATA is from Medicago truncatula cultivar Jemalong A17 chromosome 1, MtrunA17r5.0-ANR, whole genome shotgun sequence and encodes:
- the LOC11408219 gene encoding probable polygalacturonase isoform X1, with protein sequence MKKFLSLPDVFLVLALICCSSWTVWSSSSCKQINIKEVRPHSVSITEFGAVGDGITLNTKAFQNAIFYLNSYADKGGAKLFVPAGRWLTGSFDLISHLTLWLDKDAVILGSTNSEDWPVVDPLPSYGRGRELPGGRHRSLIYGCNLTDVIITGNNGTIDGQGSIWWSKFRNKTLDHTRPHLVELINSTEVLISNATFLNSPFWTIHPVYCSNVTVQNVTIIVPFGSPNTDGIDPDSSDNVCIEDCYISTGDDLISIKSGWDEYGISFGRPSTNISIHRLTGRTTSAGIAIGSEMSGGVSEVYAEDIYIFDSKSAIRIKTSPGRGGYVRNVYISNMTLINVDIAIRFTGLYGEHPDDSYDRDALPVIERITVVNVIGENIKRAGLIQGIKGDNFVDICLSNITLNVSKNNPWNCSDVKGYSELVSPESCEQLNERIFPDHVSNCYKLPYIIKSSDVIKSSSNRNKVAWLQSW
- the LOC11408219 gene encoding probable polygalacturonase isoform X2, whose amino-acid sequence is MKKFLSLPDVFLVLALICCSSWTVWSSSSCKQINIKEVRPHSVSITEFGAVGDGITLNTKAFQNAIFYLNSYADKGGAKLFVPAGRWLTGSFDLISHLTLWLDKDAVILGSTNSEDWPVVDPLPSYGRGRELPGGRHRSLIYGCNLTDVIITGNNGTIDGQGSIWWSKFRNKTLDHTRPHLVELINSTEVLISNATFLNSPFWTIHPVYCSNVTVQNVTIIVPFGSPNTDGIDPDSSDNVCIEDCYISTGDDLISIKSGWDEYGISFGRPSTNISIHRLTGRTTSAGIAIGSEMSGGVSEVYAEDIYIFDSKSAIRIKTSPGSLVYMESIQMTHMTEMLYL